A genomic region of Coraliomargarita sinensis contains the following coding sequences:
- a CDS encoding pyridoxine 5'-phosphate synthase has protein sequence MTDSSRSILLGVNVDHCATVRQARYRSHALDHGDEVEPDPVAFALACEAAGADGITMHLREDRRHVQDSDVQRVREQIGTRLNLEMACTPEMIEYALQLKPDSVCLVPESREEITTEGGLDVIGQKGRVGEVVAAMTQAGITTSLFIDPDPAQIEAAAELKSPWVELHTGAYANAYYHEGRARELEILRSGAELAHDLGLIVNAGHGINYINISEVVTLPHLHELNIGHSIISRALFVGIEQATKEMKAFLL, from the coding sequence ATGACAGACTCATCCCGCTCGATTTTACTCGGTGTCAACGTCGACCACTGCGCGACCGTCCGGCAGGCGCGCTATCGCAGTCACGCCCTTGATCACGGCGACGAGGTCGAGCCTGACCCGGTAGCGTTCGCGCTGGCCTGTGAGGCAGCAGGCGCCGATGGAATTACCATGCATCTCCGTGAGGACCGGCGCCATGTGCAGGATTCGGATGTGCAACGGGTCCGGGAGCAGATCGGAACCCGTCTGAATTTGGAAATGGCCTGCACACCGGAGATGATCGAATATGCCCTCCAGCTGAAGCCGGACTCGGTCTGCCTGGTGCCGGAGAGCCGCGAGGAGATCACGACCGAAGGAGGGCTGGACGTCATCGGGCAAAAGGGGCGTGTCGGTGAAGTGGTCGCGGCGATGACTCAGGCCGGTATCACAACGAGCCTGTTTATCGATCCCGATCCGGCGCAAATTGAAGCGGCGGCTGAATTAAAGAGCCCCTGGGTGGAACTGCATACCGGGGCCTACGCCAACGCCTACTACCATGAAGGTCGTGCCCGCGAATTGGAAATTCTGCGGTCCGGCGCGGAACTGGCTCATGACCTTGGCCTGATCGTCAATGCCGGGCATGGGATCAACTACATAAATATTTCCGAAGTGGTCACGCTCCCCCATCTACACGAGTTGAATATTGGACATTCCATTATCAGTCGTGCGCTCTTCGTTGGCATCGAGCAGGCGACCAAGGAAATGAAGGCCTTTTTATTGTAA
- the recJ gene encoding single-stranded-DNA-specific exonuclease RecJ, with product MQWTTPDTDEALAEELAQGLRVSKTCGQLLAQLGFRSKESAEDFLRPRLAHLDDPFALTNLEAAADRIVAAVNRAEDVVVFGDYDVDGITSTVQLVGMLRRLGLEPRFCVPRRLEEGYGLSREAMERVFDGRFPQLFIALDCGTNAHEPIAYLADQGIDVIVIDHHQAKEEPAGACTMVNPHVHDTEDAPWRHLCTAGLVFKLLHGLLRKLREADDPRVETIQLKDTLDLVALGTIADLVPLHRENRILSWYGLHHLRANGRVGVRALAEVSGIDGAQEMSSADISFKLGPRINACGRLADASRPIELLLGKNADTCREVAKELDALNKERQSIERGITQVAEARAGEEFADLPGVILYDKDWHPGVVGIVASRVSRHLHKPCVILGAEGDMAKGSGRSVANVDLVEVFHRCSHLLDHWGGHPMAAGVSLKAENVEDFTRCFNDSLLALHPDGLPEASLAVSAWLDPDDLNIALLEELARLHPFGQGNPEPVFGLQGVCLDEAPITFGQNNFRFRLPDGSSRGIAGIAWNLGEPPEAGQPINMALRFAWNHWRGKRYPQVTLIDWKNS from the coding sequence TTTGACGAATCTTGAAGCGGCTGCCGACCGGATTGTCGCGGCTGTCAACCGCGCCGAGGATGTGGTGGTTTTCGGCGACTACGATGTGGATGGGATCACCAGCACGGTACAGCTAGTCGGGATGCTTCGCAGGCTCGGCCTGGAACCGCGCTTTTGTGTGCCCCGTCGTTTGGAGGAAGGCTACGGTCTCAGCCGCGAAGCGATGGAGCGCGTGTTTGACGGTCGATTCCCGCAACTCTTTATCGCCCTTGATTGCGGCACGAATGCGCACGAGCCGATTGCCTACCTTGCGGATCAGGGGATCGATGTGATCGTGATCGACCATCACCAGGCGAAGGAGGAACCCGCTGGCGCATGCACCATGGTCAACCCTCATGTCCACGATACGGAAGATGCGCCCTGGCGGCACCTCTGTACTGCCGGTCTGGTTTTTAAGCTCCTGCACGGACTGCTGCGTAAATTGCGCGAGGCGGACGACCCACGGGTCGAAACCATCCAGCTGAAAGACACGCTTGATTTGGTGGCGCTCGGCACCATCGCCGACCTGGTTCCGCTGCACCGCGAGAATCGTATTCTTTCCTGGTATGGGCTGCACCACCTGCGGGCCAACGGCCGCGTCGGTGTTCGTGCGCTGGCGGAAGTGAGCGGTATCGACGGGGCTCAGGAAATGAGCAGTGCCGATATTTCCTTTAAGCTCGGCCCGCGAATTAACGCCTGCGGACGCCTGGCCGATGCTTCGCGGCCGATTGAATTACTCCTGGGTAAAAATGCGGATACCTGCCGTGAAGTTGCGAAGGAACTGGATGCTTTGAACAAGGAGCGGCAGAGTATCGAGCGTGGGATTACGCAGGTCGCCGAGGCTCGGGCCGGCGAGGAATTTGCCGACCTGCCCGGTGTTATTCTTTACGACAAGGATTGGCACCCGGGAGTCGTCGGGATTGTGGCCAGCCGCGTGAGCCGCCACCTGCACAAACCCTGTGTTATTCTGGGTGCCGAAGGCGATATGGCCAAGGGCTCCGGGCGTAGTGTGGCCAATGTCGATCTGGTCGAAGTCTTCCACCGTTGCTCGCATTTGCTCGACCATTGGGGCGGCCACCCGATGGCCGCCGGTGTCTCTCTTAAAGCGGAAAACGTCGAGGACTTTACCCGTTGTTTCAACGATAGTCTGCTGGCGTTGCACCCGGATGGCTTGCCCGAGGCATCGCTGGCGGTCTCCGCCTGGTTGGATCCGGATGATCTCAACATTGCACTACTTGAGGAGCTGGCCCGCCTGCATCCATTCGGGCAGGGGAATCCGGAGCCGGTGTTTGGCCTCCAGGGGGTGTGTCTGGATGAGGCGCCCATTACTTTCGGGCAAAATAATTTCCGCTTTCGCTTGCCGGACGGCTCGTCCCGGGGCATCGCCGGGATCGCCTGGAACCTGGGCGAACCGCCCGAAGCCGGCCAGCCGATTAACATGGCCCTGCGATTTGCCTGGAACCACTGGCGTGGAAAACGCTATCCGCAGGTGACCCTGATTGACTGGAAGAATTCTTAG